In the genome of Daucus carota subsp. sativus chromosome 9, DH1 v3.0, whole genome shotgun sequence, the window TAGTTAGTACATGATCTGTGCAGTTCAGATATGAAATGCCTGTTGTTGAGAAATTATTGTCTGGGCAACATTGACACTCAACTTGGTCATATATAGTTAATATAAACACCAGACGTGACAGTGTATTCATTGATGTTGAATGTGAGCGGAGTCATTTGTCATTTATGTTCTCTGTTTTTCTTCAAGTACTTCTCTTACAAATCACTTTAAGTCAATTCCTGCGCAAGGCTTCATGATCTGGTGATGTTTGTCTTGAAAGTTGAAGTACAAAGTCTCAGGTAAAATTCATGATCGCGATCCGGTTTGGTTCGGATTAGAggtaaaaccgaaaccaaatcATACATTCgcggttttttaaaatctcaaaccaaCCCGCCACCGCAAACCAATTAACCGGATCAAACAGTACAGTTTTTATGGATTGATGGGTTTAATATTACtttgtaataataatttttatacaaaaagttagagaaataatcattccataaaacttaaaataatttcctcgaaaaataattttagtctaaaaattattttaaaaaaaatatttccgtgtgtcaatattttaaaagtctttgattaaattaaagatATCACTAATTAATTcttacaaaataatttatcaattcgACTAAAAATCCATTATACCATGCCCTCGATTCATCTAAACTGAAGCCATCTTCAACCTTTACTGCAAGTATGTTTCACTGTCAAGTGTTAAGGAGGTTGCTTATTGATTTACAGGGGCTGTGATGGATGAATTGGaggtatatatgtgtgtgtttttgtatatattatattgtttcTAACCTGACCCCTTTTGTGCTTGATAATATGAATTGTAATATTCTTTCTAGAGCCTTGAAGAAATCACTTGAACCTAAAAACCCATTTCTTTATATGCTCACACACAACTATGTGAATGTGTACATGAAATGGAAGAAAGATCCAAACTTTGATACAATTGAGTCCGTTAACAAGTCGATTGAGCTCAAACCCTTGATTTCTCTCAAGAATTGTATTGCAAATTCACCAAATGGGTGTATTCCAATTACAGATGTTTCGAAAAGGGGTCTTCAGTTAGATGTTCCTTGTAAGGTTGCGCGGTTTCTTAGATTGTACCCTTCTGTTTTTGAGGAGTTTGTTGGTCCTAATTATGATCTTCCTTGGTTTAAGTTGACCGGAAAAGCGGTTGAGTTAGATCAAGAAGAGAGAGCTGTTTATAGGGATTTTAGAGATGATTTGCAAGGTAGGTTGAAGAAGTTTATACTTATGAGTGGTGAAAAGAGATTGCCGTTAAAGATAATCAGGGGGATGCAGTGGTATTTGGGTTTGCCGGATGAATATTTGGACGATCCGGAGAAAAATCTTGATGGCTGTTTTAGGATTGTAGATATTGAAGATGGGTTGAAGGGTTTAGCTGTTGAATGTGAGGAAAAGGTTTTGTCTTTTGTTCAGCGGAATGCAATGAGGAGAGGTGGGTATAATGGGGGATCAATGGAAGTCGTTGAATTTCCGCTTTTTCCATCGAAGGGGATGAGGTTGAAGAGGAAGATTGGTGATTGGTTTCATAAATTTCAAGAGGTGCCATATGTTTCACCGTATGACGAATATTGGGGATTGGATTCAGATAGTGATGTGGCGGAGAAACGGATTGTTGGAGTGCTTCATGAAATGCATTGTTTGTTTGTTGATCATGCTGCCGAGAGAAAGAAGCTTTTATGCTTGAAGAAGTATATGGGTTTGCCACAGAAATTTCATAAGGTATTTGAGAGACatccatatatattttatttatcgtTGATGAATAAGACTTGCACAACAGTTCTGAAAGAACCTTATTGTGATAGGTTATCTATAGAGGCGCATCCactatcaaaaattagaaaaaggtATATTGGTCTCATGAAAGAATCCGCAGTTATTTTGAAAAGTAGGCGTTCTAAAAATCAGTTTAATCATCAACAGAATCTGAGTTTAAATCAGGATATGGGTTGTCTGAGTGATCCCAAGACTGAAGCGGTAGCACATACTTAAGAAGCCTACATACAGGCAGTGGAAGACATATTCCGGATGGATAAAGTTTTATTCAAGCGAGAGTTTTTGTAAAGATGTGATGGCCTGGTTGTTATACAAGATTAATGGTGAATCTTCTTACTTGGTACCTGATGCAAGAATCTTTGTTTTCATACACTTTTTTTGTGTCTCTCATGGAAAGCTATTGGTCGGACAAGGGAAGTACATCCACACGCGTGATGAaaactcaaattttaaaagCAAGGAAAATTGCAGTCTCAAAAATATAATTCCTTCTTGGTCATCAGTCAATTTTCTTGGCCTGGCATGATCCATGGTTAGAAAATGATCCACTTGTGGTCAAACGGGGTCCTTCTGTCATTTCCATCATGGAATGAACTTGTATTGCTTAGCTTAGTACGTTAATTTAAGATGGCCAATGGGCTGTTCAATCTAGCCATGATTTGGCAACCAAATTGAGGCAAAAATTGCAAAGAAATACGGGATCCACATTCATTGACAATACTCTATTCAATTGGAAGGCCTGGGCGATAATCAAGTTACTACTTCTGGCATATGGAACTCCATTTACACGTGGACCTCTCCACCTTTATGTCTCTCTGCTATCTGGCATCCTCTGGCAGTTCCAAAATTTTCCTTGCTCCTGTAGCTTGTTCTCACAGAAAGGCTTTTTACTAACGATCACATGCTTCAGTTTGAAATGCACTCCGATTCTCTGTGCTGTTCTAACATTCAAGCCCAGAAACCACCGACCATTTATTTGTGGATTGTACCTCTGTCAACAAGGTACGGCCAACCCCATTTTAGGCTAAACTCTTAGGACACTTTTATGGAGGGAAGTTTTCATGCAAACCCCATCTTGCGGACCAAACCCTGTATATCTATTCACTACTTAGCAGCAACTGCCATAGCATTTGGTGTGAGCACTTCTATTACGTAATCAGGGGCAGAGTAGGCTTACTATTTGAGAGAAATTATGTACTTGTGTTTTTCTTCATGAAACAGGGTGTGATGTTCTCCTTACATGAACCTGTACCAACTTAGTATCCTATGTTTCATGAATTTCTTGTTTACAGATTTCTATATATCTGGTCTGGTCTTGAATTGGGTTGTTCATTCAAGACTATGCTCTCTTTTACTTTGAGTGGGGTTTTCCCTGGTCACTGTATCTTGTTTTCTGTGAAATAGAGTTTTACATTTTgcaaacaataaataaattatatgtatttcaATAAGACCCTGATCTGACTTTGATGGCAATGTAAGTTGGACACATTGGATTAATGGTTAATATCTGTTAGTATCTGGTAAATCCCACCCTATGTTTTTCTTTCAGAGACTGCTCTGAGTGTTTGTTAATTTAGTCTTCTTTTATTGCTGCAGCCTGGTTTGTGTGAGTATTTTGTTACTGCTGCAGCCTGATGTCACAGAATGTTTTGGCAGTATGAACAAAATGATTCATAATTCTGTAATTTATAAGCTTATTTTATCATATGCTTTGCTATTTAGTACCTTTGTGACAATAGAAGGGgggatgtttttttttaaaaaaaacgcttgttgatttttgtttctgtttCTGTTACTTACCTTAGTTGATTGTTAATTACAGATGCAGATTAAGAGTGGAAGATATTACACATTGCTGGTCAATGGTTCATCACTGTATTCTTGCGGTTCCAATGTGTGTGGTGTTCTAGGTCATGGTTCTGAGACAACACAATGTGTAGCTTTTACACGTATCAGTTTTCcttctcttgcacaagttaccCAGGTTTCGGCATCACATAATCATGCTGCTTTTGTCATGCAGACTGGAGAGGTTTCTATCTTCACTCTTTATCATACCTTATATAAAGAAGATAATATATCATTTATCAATAGCTAATTCTTTTTTCATCTGATTCAGTTTCATGATTATCATGTCAGATTCCGGTTAACATGTCTGGGTGAAATAGAAAGCTGAATCAGCTAGAATATCATATTGTAGTCTTTGAGCACCACTTGAGGTATCTACAGGATCATCACTTCCTGCTATTACTGATGAGAAGGAGAAATCTTGGTGAAATTATCTGCCAACTGAGACTGAGTTGGcaaataagagcatctccaataaggAGTTGTCAAAATAGTTGTCAACCTTGCCAAAtcatcatatatattaatatttaattttcactCAATTTTTTATCAACTTGGCAAACATTGTACTCCAATAGTTAGCAACCTTTGAAACTTGCCTATGTGGTTCCTTAGATTAAATTGCAAATGACTCGTGAACTAAAAGAAGTATTAGTAATATACACTTTTTGCActtatatatgtgttttaacCATTTTGGAAAGTTGCTAAGTTTTGGCCACATTGGTGGGCAACCTCTTGGCAACCATACAACTTCAATAGGCTGACAATCATACAACTCCAATAGGTTGGCAACTAAGGTTGCCATGTCACATACGATTGGCAACCCCTTGGCAACCGctattgaagatgctctaagtgAGTTGCAAAAGACCTTATCACGACTAAagtgccagtcaagctctataTGCTTTTCTTCGTGAAAGACAGGTTCCGAGCAATGTACAATGCAGACTGATTTATCACAGTGCAATACAACTGGTTTCGGATTTGTTACATTTAGCTCTTCTAGCAGTCTCACAACCCATGTAACTTCTGCTGCAGCTGCCGCCATTGCTTGTTATTCAGCTTCAGCTGAATATTTAGACATGGTGTTCTGCTTCTTAGACTTCCAAGTAACTGGAGAATTATCACATAAAAGTATATAGCCTGATTGCCTAGAATGAACAAATGACCCTTGACACACCGTTGGTAGATGaatattactatttttttttctaatatagATAAATTTGGCCTTCGTCCCTAAATCATCCTGCTTAAAATTAACACTGCAACTGCTTATTGTTAATTAATGAttgacaaattattttttactgCTGGTACAACCACCATAAACATACCAGTCACAAGACTAACATATTGTCATATTCTATATCTAGCACATGCATTTCAGCTTTGTGATTAATCTCTACAAGACTTTATAGGCCTTTTCACTTCAATGACTCAGCCCCACGTCTCTTAAGTATGGGTGTACTGGTCTGCACTGATGCATTTAGAGGAAACAAATAAAAGTAGGTTTAAGTTTCAGCAGGAATAATGGCAGCACTAAAAGCTTATAAATGATTCAcccaacttgaagattctgtacAATGATTGCTATAAAATATGGACCGACCTCATATGTATTGAATATTATGGTTAGCTGATATGGGTGGCTCCTCAATATGCGTGAAAGAATCACATATAGCTAAAAACAAATGTGTATATTGATATGCAATTTCTTGATGTTGACACTTGACATACTTATACTCAATTTGGTcaattttgcatgcttatataaGAGTTTGCTTTGTAATCAAACAATAATTGTTACTGAATTGCACATGTTTATGTCCAAAGTTATATCTTAAGATCTGTTTGACACGGGGATGTCAATGCATTGTACGGATTTCGCCTACATACGCAAATGATGCAAGTATTTGTGTATTTAAATTTAGCTTGCTGTCTTTGTAAAGTCACACACATAACATCAGTGATATAGAAAAAAATGTCTCACTCATATCTTTCTGTTTGACATCTGTAGTTTTCAGTTGGATTCTGTAGTTAGCTGTCTCTAGGATATGAGAGTTTGTGACGCTATATAGACTTAATGAACAGTTGATTGGGAGAGGATGGCAGGGGAGGATGTTCAGGAGACACTCTTCAAGAAAGTTTACTATAAGAATTGCTCAGGGTGCAGGGTAGATCAGTATAAAGCAGTGCAacatggtttgcctataaaggAACTTTTCGCAATATGGATTGTGGTGCTCGCCACAGGTACAGCAACTCTACTTATGCATATGTTCTTGCGAAATTTGTTTGGTTAAATGCTTTAATGGCCTGTTTGGGAACtaggatttcatttgaaattctggatttgatcaaataacttgtttgggaatttggatttggatttcattcgAAACACACATTCAAATGTTAGTAtaaatctgagaatttgaaatgacaactcaaatcctatcatttgaaatgaaatgcatgtttccaaacggcccctaatttcatttcaattGCTGCGTTTTCGTCTACCTGTCTATTGAACAATATAAGAAGGTAATGAACTCTAAAAATCATAGAATTTGGTAATCCAACCAGAAGGATTAACGTTTGCTATGATATTTACTAATCTTAGCTGAACCTCATGTCACCTCTGAAATTCTAAATTATGATATTTGCAAAGATGCACTATTGCACTGGCTCCTGGctaagtaaataaaattataattcattctTATCAGATTTACTGATTGACAGACAAGACCGATTACTGTAattaagaaattcaaagtaacAAAATGAAGCCAAACCACTGATGACCTCGAGAGAATGGTTTTAAGTTTGACTTTAATATTCAATGAATGTCACAAACCTTCAACAATAAGGATGTTTTGATTTGGTATAGTTAAGAGAGTAGCAAGCTGATAGGTAATGATTTATAAAATCAATGATCTACATTATAGTTGTTCAGCAAACGAATATGAACATAAAACATAGTACTTTGATTCTGATATCATAAACAGATATTACATTTTAAGAGTAGAATGTCGGATTGCTCCATGGATCTAATTAAGTTTTGAATTATTCCATAGATTTAATGCTACTCCATGCCACTGCAGTTGTTTTACTTTTCATACAAATTGTACTCTGCaacaaaaaatcaattttaatatatttgtttgtttttcacTTATTCAGTGCTGCCAATATCATCTCTATTCCCGTTCCTTTACTTCATGGTAAGTACAtagtataaaataatacaatttttgtaatttatttaactaaattttcGTTTATCACTTATTAGGTTGTTATTATATGTCTTAATTATTATTCATCAAGAAATTTATTCCCGTGCATGTTTAATTGTAATCAATGATACGAGGTACGAGCCTATAGAACAGATCTTGTTACTTGAGACACATTCTGATATTTTTGGTAAATAAAATTCTCTGTTACAGTGTTATGGTGGCTTACAGAATGCAGGTTTAGGACATCAAAGATGTACattaataattacaaattttctAGCTCATTTTAAATATCGCTATTTCTAATATAGTCCAAAAAATTTAAGATATAACAGGCGATAGAAAGAATACACAAAGAAAATGTCCAGTGTATGGAAATCACCAATTTAAGCTTCTCTATCCGAAACTTTCATTCATGGCAACATGTTGTCATacttttcattaaaatttatttcttatGGCCACTGTGGTCTTTAAATGCTGGTGGAGGTTGCAAGTACCAAAACTGCTATATTGATTTTGTGGATGAATATGTAACAAACTTTCACTGTTCTTATAATCTGTTGTAGGTAAAGGATTTTAATATCGCAAAACAAGAAGAGGATATTAGTTATTATGCAGGTTTTGTGGGTGAGTGCATTTTGTTGCTTGCGAGTCAATAATGATTGTCCTTCTTTTGGTAAAATTCATTCAACCTAAAAAATTTGGTTAAGTCCTTTAAATCCTTTATGAAGGGTCATCATATATGTTTGGAAGGGCTCTCGCATCTGTCTATTGGGGAAAAGTGGCAGATCGATATGGTCGCAAACCCGTTATAATCATAGGCACTTCAACAGTGTATGAAACTGACTGCCCTCACCGATATTTGCAATTAGCGTGGTCTACTCCCATTTGGTCTATTGTTAAAATCAATTTCTTTTGGTTCATTGTAGAGTTATTTTCAACACTCTATTTGGTCTTAGTATGAACTACTGGATGGCTATTATTACGAGGTTTCTTCTTGGAAGCTTAAACGGTTTACTTGGACCTATAAATGTAATGTTTATAACTTGTTTTAAGCATAAAAATTAAATGTCTAAGTAGCACCTTCTTGAAAGATGATGCTCAAGCCCTGGTTCTGCAATACAGTTGTTTGTTGCTACTTTTAACTGTATTAGGTCTGCTGACTATGGCTTCTGTTAATGGTTCCATTACAAGCAGGCCTATGCATGTGAAATTTTTCGGGAAGAACACCAGGCCCTGGGATTATCAACTGTAAGTTATTGGGGATATAATACATTGCGCAACTTATTACCTTGCTCGGAATATATAACCGAGAACTGGAAGTAAGCGGATAGATTTTCACTTTCTATCTATACTCCAAAATTTTACTTtgagggaggggggggggggggggggggggggggggggggggtaagtCAAGAAATGGATAAGCTTCACTTCTATCTGTGTTCATGAATTTCATTCACATTAAAGCGACGTTAAAACCTTCACTCTTGAAATGGTATGAAAGGGAACTAAGATGAGTGGAAGTCTTTTAAATTATCTTTCTATTCTAAATCTAGCCCCCTAGTCTTCTAACTGATCTTTTTCATTTCCAATAATATTTCCTTGGCTTCCTCTCCTAATTAAAATGCGGGTCGCTAGTGAAGTGATTATACTTCACTCATTATTCATGATAAAACTACCTCTTTATTCAAGATAAAATCTACCTCTTCAGGGAGGAAaaacattttaaaggaaagaaaTGGATAAGCTTCACTTCTGTCTGTGTTCCTAAATTTTATTCACGTTAAAGCTACCTCTTTAGTGACGTTAAAACCTTCACTTTGTAAATGGGATGAAAGGGAACTAAAATGAGTGGAAGTCTTTTAAATTATCTTTCGTTTCTAAGTCTAGCCCCCTAGTCTTCTAACTGATCTTTTTCATTTCCAATAATATTTCCTTGACTTCTCTCCTAATTAAAATGCGGGATCACACTAGTGAAGTGATTATACTTCACTCATTATTCATGATAAAACTACCTCTTTATTCATGATAAAACTACCTCTTTAGGGAGGAAAAgcattttaaaggaaagaaaTGGATAAGCTTCGCTTCTATCTGTGTTCCTGAATTTTATATTCACATTAAAGCTACCTCTTTATTGACGTTAAAACCTTCACTTTGTAAATAGGATGAAAGGGAACTAAAATGAGTGGAAGTCTATCAAATTATCTTTCTATACTAAATCTAGCCCCCTAGTCTTCTAACTGATCCTTTTCATTTCCAATAATATTTCCTTGACTTCCTCTCCTAATTAAAATGAGAGAGCATGCTAGCGAAGTGATTATACTTCACTCCCTTTAGTTTTCTCGGCATGCTTCAGATACTTAAAACACTCGGGAGCAAGGCATTAGTGAGTTATATCAATATAAGTAAGACTAAATTTTACAGGTCACTGCAGCATGGGGCACCGGGTTGATAATTGGACCTGCTTTGGGAGGCTTCCTTGCACAGGTTTTAATTAAATCTTTTCTGCTTTAAAGCTAGAGTTGTGAAAATATGTTGCTTACTTGCTTATTTTTTTCCATAAATTAAGAAAGGGTTTTGGCCCAGTTCTTAACCCTTCCCCCTCTACCAAAAAGCTCTGTAAAAAGTCTTGCAAGAGACGTAGTGCCATGACAAGGGTGAACGTGGATAGGCGTCTGACAAGAGAACTTAAGTGTGAGTTTAAATATTGTTCTTACCCTAAACAAAAGGAAATGGAAAAGTATCAAGAGTTGAACTCCTTACAAAACATTTTATGAATACTATCATATATTGAATTAAGAAACAAATTTCACAGAACTCGAGTAAGTGACTTTTGGATGGTTGATAGGCCAAAAGAGGTGGAAACATATTACTTTGATCACCGAAAAGTTATATAATAACACTTTATAAATGCTACTGCGGGCCTGCGGCACATGAGATCGGAACAAATTGGTCTTGGTACATTATGTTTAGATAGTAaagtaattttcattttctagCATGAAAATTGAAAAGAGGGGAGGGGAGGTAGGGGTCTAATTTTGGTCATTTTATTTCATAATTGTACTGTGTAAAATGGGAACCTGATTCGTTTGCATGACCAAAATAATTTAGTCATCACTGTGATGTCATTATTGGCTGATACAATATCAAACTCCTTGCTAAGTTCTTCTTTAGCTTATGCCTTGCATTTATTTTTGCGTCTATCCAGATAATTTTGTATgtcatttctttattttaagcagaCTCTTCTGTTTATTTGCCCcatttaactaattattttatgttttgtttcatttaaattatactaaGCCTGCAGATAATTTTCCAAATATCTTCTCTTCACAATCTCTTTTTGGAAGGTAAATACTTTTTGTGCTTTATATTACTACACTACTTTTTGGAGATCCTCATCTAAATAATGAACTATTTCTACAGATTCCCATACTTCTTGCCATGCCTTGTTATATCACTTTTTGCCTTGGTTGTGGATATCGCTTGCTTTTGGCTTCcggtttgttttttttaatgcaaTCAGCAGTCTGCTGTCTTTAACCGTGTTATCTTTCATTCCATTTAATAGTAAAGATCGAATATATTGAAAGGCAAGATTACAAATTACTACCAAGGACATGCTTGAATAATCTGACATTTAGAATGTACCAGAGCTCTTCCTGAATATTATATAACTTCTTTCCTCATTCCCAATAGGAAGATTTTAGCATTCCAtacttatatttagaaaaaagaaGGGTCTCCAAGGGAATGATGTAATAAGTTTCATACAATGGAAATTGAACATGGCACTCTCAAGTATGCTTACGTACTATTCTTTCTCGAAATGTACTTCATACAATATGTATAGCCTTCTACCAAAAATGTAAGTAACATATAGGGAATGCTCTTTTATGTGAAATATAAAGAATTTTTTTCGGCAGATAATACACACATTTGATTGAatgtatttttcaaatattcgaATTGAAAGGAATTGAGCTTATTCATCCTTTGTTTCAACCAAGAGCCTGACTTATAATTGCAAAAATTGCTTTAGTAGTAAACAAAGGACCTAGGTTTCTTCTTCAGAAACCCCAACAATAGTCTAGATTTAGATTCTCCTTGGTCCTTACAAATGGAAAACCAATAAACTATTGCTTACGGGCTTCTGAGCATGACTTGTGCATAATATGATTAATGAGTACTATAATAGTATAATTCTTGTGTCATCGAAATCAGAAAGTCTATGTAGGTTGCAGGCTTGCAGGTAGAAGCaagtgataatatatttagagtgaatttcgaacctaatatataaaagaatattGAACTATGGTAAGGAGTCTAATGCCTAAAAAAATCCTATAAAAAGAAGACAGTTGGTACTGTTATTGGAGGATTAAAAAGTATCTATCGTGATTTTCTtaatgttagcatgattatttCGATGTTTGTTCTTCAAAACATAGATAGAATTATACGTACCCAGCCtcca includes:
- the LOC108202099 gene encoding protein WHAT'S THIS FACTOR 9, mitochondrial isoform X2; this translates as MNWRYICVCFCIYYIVSNLTPFVLDNMNCNILSRALKKSLEPKNPFLYMLTHNYVNVYMKWKKDPNFDTIESVNKSIELKPLISLKNCIANSPNGCIPITDVSKRGLQLDVPCKVARFLRLYPSVFEEFVGPNYDLPWFKLTGKAVELDQEERAVYRDFRDDLQGRLKKFILMSGEKRLPLKIIRGMQWYLGLPDEYLDDPEKNLDGCFRIVDIEDGLKGLAVECEEKVLSFVQRNAMRRGGYNGGSMEVVEFPLFPSKGMRLKRKIGDWFHKFQEVPYVSPYDEYWGLDSDSDVAEKRIVGVLHEMHCLFVDHAAERKKLLCLKKYMGLPQKFHKVIYRGASTIKN
- the LOC108202099 gene encoding protein WHAT'S THIS FACTOR 9, mitochondrial isoform X1, which codes for MNWRYICVCFCIYYIVSNLTPFVLDNMNCNILSRALKKSLEPKNPFLYMLTHNYVNVYMKWKKDPNFDTIESVNKSIELKPLISLKNCIANSPNGCIPITDVSKRGLQLDVPCKVARFLRLYPSVFEEFVGPNYDLPWFKLTGKAVELDQEERAVYRDFRDDLQGRLKKFILMSGEKRLPLKIIRGMQWYLGLPDEYLDDPEKNLDGCFRIVDIEDGLKGLAVECEEKVLSFVQRNAMRRGGYNGGSMEVVEFPLFPSKGMRLKRKIGDWFHKFQEVPYVSPYDEYWGLDSDSDVAEKRIVGVLHEMHCLFVDHAAERKKLLCLKKYMGLPQKFHKVFERHPYIFYLSLMNKTCTTVLKEPYCDRLSIEAHPLSKIRKRYIGLMKESAVILKSRRSKNQFNHQQNLSLNQDMGCLSDPKTEAVAHT
- the LOC108202098 gene encoding protein ZINC INDUCED FACILITATOR-LIKE 1 isoform X4, with protein sequence MAGEDVQETLFKKVYYKNCSGCRVDQYKAVQHGLPIKELFAIWIVVLATVLPISSLFPFLYFMVKDFNIAKQEEDISYYAGFVGSSYMFGRALASVYWGKVADRYGRKPVIIIGTSTVVIFNTLFGLSMNYWMAIITRFLLGSLNGLLGPINAYACEIFREEHQALGLSTVTAAWGTGLIIGPALGGFLAQPADNFPNIFSSQSLFGRFPYFLPCLVISLFALVVDIACFWLPETLHKHESLRISSVDSVGNLESALLVSEASEYTHEEKGSNPKGSLFTNWPLMSSIIVYCVFSLHDMAYAEIFSLWAVSPRRLGGLSFSTEDVGEVLVISGLALLFFQIFLYPLLEKKLGCIMTSRISAVLSIPLLTSYSYIAMLSGILLNISINCASALKNILSEFIVTGLFTLQNRAVDQHRRGAANGISMALMSLSKAVGPAIGGALKEREDMGVREDLGVQAV
- the LOC108202098 gene encoding protein ZINC INDUCED FACILITATOR-LIKE 1 isoform X5, encoding MAGEDVQETLFKKVYYKNCSGCRVDQYKAVQHGLPIKELFAIWIVVLATVLPISSLFPFLYFMVKDFNIAKQEEDISYYAGFVGSSYMFGRALASVYWGKVADRYGRKPVIIIGTSTVVIFNTLFGLSMNYWMAIITRFLLGSLNGLLGPINAYACEIFREEHQALGLSTVTAAWGTGLIIGPALGGFLAQPADNFPNIFSSQSLFGRFPYFLPCLVISLFALVVDIACFWLPETLHKHESLRISSVDSVGNLESALLVSEASEYTHEEKGSNPKGSLFTNWPLMSSIIVYCVFSLHDMAYAEIFSLWAVSPRRLGGLSFSTEDVGEVLVISGLALLFFQIFLYPLLEKKLGCIMTSRISAVLSIPLLTSYSYIAMLSGILLNISINCASALKNILSEFIVTGLFTLQNRAVDQHRRGAANGISMALMSLSKAVGPAIGGALLLCLI